A window from Planctomycetota bacterium encodes these proteins:
- a CDS encoding ABC transporter permease yields the protein MFRADRLKINWVAFETILIKEIVRVLRIWPQTIIPPVITTTLYFIIFGKIIGSRVGTMGNVPYMEFIVPGLVMMSVINNSYSNVVSSFFGSKFQRNVEEMMVAPMHNSVILLGYVAGGVARAMIVGFAVALVSLCFVRELVIHSVFITVTVALATATLFSIGGFINALLARKFDDVAIIPTFVLTPLTYLGGVFYSINLLPPFWRTVSRFNPIVYMVNAFRYGILKDHLDAQYIDINIVTAYGMIVLFTVGLFMLALWMLNKGIGLRQ from the coding sequence ATGTTTAGAGCGGACCGGCTCAAGATCAACTGGGTGGCGTTCGAGACGATTCTCATCAAGGAGATCGTCCGCGTGCTGCGCATCTGGCCGCAGACGATTATTCCGCCGGTCATCACGACGACGCTCTACTTCATCATCTTCGGCAAGATCATCGGCTCGCGCGTCGGGACGATGGGCAACGTGCCGTACATGGAATTCATCGTGCCTGGGCTGGTCATGATGAGCGTCATCAACAACTCGTACTCGAACGTCGTGTCGAGTTTCTTCGGCTCCAAGTTTCAGCGGAACGTCGAGGAGATGATGGTCGCCCCGATGCACAACAGCGTCATCCTGCTCGGGTACGTCGCGGGGGGCGTGGCGCGGGCGATGATCGTCGGGTTCGCGGTGGCGCTGGTGAGTCTGTGCTTCGTGCGCGAACTGGTGATTCACAGCGTCTTCATCACCGTGACCGTCGCGCTGGCGACCGCGACGCTGTTTTCGATCGGCGGATTCATCAATGCGCTACTGGCGCGGAAGTTCGACGATGTGGCGATCATTCCGACGTTCGTGCTTACGCCGCTGACCTACCTCGGCGGGGTGTTCTACTCGATCAACCTGCTGCCGCCGTTCTGGCGAACGGTGTCGCGGTTCAATCCGATCGTCTACATGGTCAACGCTTTCCGCTACGGCATTCTCAAGGACCACCTCGACGCCCAATACATCGACATCAACATCGTGACGGCCTACGGCATGATCGTCCTTTTCACGGTCGGGCTGTTCATGCTCGCCCTCTGGATGCTCAACAAGGGCATCGGCCTGCGGCAGTGA
- a CDS encoding ATP-binding cassette domain-containing protein: MNALTIRDLRKTYRNGVEALKGVDLDVRAGEFFGLLGPNGAGKSTTIGIVTSLINKTGGTVEVFGIDLDRDPAGVKQLIGVVPQEFNFNMFEKVGQIVQQQAGYYGLPRKLARQRAEHYLKKMGLWDKRHDSARQLSGGMKRRLMIARAMVHEPKLMILDEPTAGVDIELRRSTWALMQEVNRNGTAVILTTHYLEEAESLCRQIAIIDRGVIVENTDKKSLLAKLHVETFIFDLAHTAPANLDLNGYPYRLTDPHTLEIDVSKEQALNDVFARLSAQGVSVLSMRNKANRLEELFVRMVEKNNV, from the coding sequence ATGAATGCTCTGACGATTCGCGATCTTCGCAAGACCTATCGCAACGGCGTGGAAGCGCTCAAGGGTGTCGATCTGGATGTGCGCGCCGGCGAATTCTTCGGGCTGCTGGGGCCTAATGGCGCGGGCAAGAGCACGACGATCGGCATCGTCACCTCGCTCATCAATAAAACCGGCGGGACCGTCGAAGTGTTCGGCATCGACCTGGACCGCGATCCGGCGGGCGTCAAGCAACTCATCGGCGTCGTCCCGCAGGAATTCAACTTCAACATGTTCGAGAAGGTCGGGCAGATCGTGCAGCAGCAGGCGGGATACTACGGCCTGCCCCGGAAACTGGCGCGACAGCGGGCGGAGCATTACCTGAAGAAGATGGGGCTTTGGGACAAGCGCCACGACTCGGCGCGGCAACTGTCCGGCGGGATGAAGCGGCGGCTGATGATCGCGCGGGCGATGGTGCATGAGCCGAAGCTGATGATCCTCGACGAGCCGACGGCGGGCGTGGACATCGAGCTGCGCCGATCGACCTGGGCGCTGATGCAGGAAGTCAATCGCAACGGGACGGCGGTGATCCTCACGACGCACTACCTCGAGGAAGCGGAGAGTTTGTGCCGGCAGATCGCCATCATCGACCGCGGCGTCATCGTGGAGAACACGGACAAAAAATCCCTGCTCGCCAAGCTGCATGTCGAGACGTTCATCTTCGACCTCGCTCACACCGCCCCGGCGAACCTCGATCTTAACGGGTATCCGTACCGGCTGACCGATCCGCACACGCTGGAGATCGACGTGTCGAAGGAGCAGGCGCTCAACGACGTGTTCGCCCGGCTCAGCGCGCAGGGCGTCAGCGTCCTTTCGATGCGCAACAAGGCCAACCGGCTCGAGGAGCTTTTCGTCCGCATGGTGGAGAAGAACAATGTTTAG
- the ggt gene encoding gamma-glutamyltransferase — MRTMLRLTMLVLALALPACATNSRIGAAATVHPLATQAALNAMARGGNAVDGAVAAALTLAVVDSHNSGLGGGCLILIRTASGQFIAIDGRETAPAAAARDMYVHNGKVDTEESKTGPRASGVPGELAALALAQKDYGKLTLADVANPAAQIADRGVPVSHVMADRLAGVAEVLHQNEAAAAVFFHPDGSPLREGDTLKQLDLANTLRTIARDGPDGFYLGDFARRCDTWMKEHNGTLTFADLANYRPKLRTPVISTYRGLTIVGFPPPSSGGMHVAQILNILENFDLASMDPGTRAHVMVEAMKRAFADRAYWLGDSDFVKVPRGLIDKTYARQLADSINLDHATAVLTHGDPPPAGDDLFRGGHTTHLSVADDQGNWVAITCTINTSFGSKVMIPGTGVVMNNEMDDFSIQPGVPNAFGLVGAEANAIAPGKRPLSSMSPTIVLQKGQPILACGAAGGPTIITQVVQMIVNRYDLNMSLHDAIAAPRLHEQWRPDEVVVEKAMPAEVIDALRQRGHTVRTRDHLGISQAVGLGHDAVHDPRAD; from the coding sequence ATGCGAACCATGTTGCGACTTACGATGCTCGTCCTCGCGCTGGCGTTACCCGCCTGTGCGACAAATTCCAGAATCGGCGCCGCCGCCACCGTGCACCCGCTCGCCACGCAGGCGGCGCTCAACGCCATGGCCCGAGGCGGCAACGCCGTCGACGGCGCCGTCGCCGCCGCCCTGACCCTCGCCGTCGTCGATTCGCACAACAGCGGGCTCGGCGGCGGTTGCCTCATCCTCATCCGCACCGCCAGCGGCCAGTTCATCGCCATCGACGGCCGCGAAACCGCCCCCGCCGCCGCGGCGCGCGATATGTACGTCCACAACGGCAAGGTCGACACCGAGGAATCGAAAACCGGCCCGCGCGCCAGCGGCGTCCCCGGCGAACTCGCCGCCCTCGCGCTCGCCCAGAAGGATTACGGCAAACTGACCCTCGCCGACGTCGCCAACCCCGCCGCACAAATCGCCGACCGCGGCGTGCCCGTTTCGCATGTCATGGCCGATCGCCTCGCCGGCGTCGCCGAGGTGCTGCATCAAAACGAAGCCGCCGCAGCCGTGTTCTTCCATCCCGACGGCTCCCCGCTCCGCGAAGGCGACACGCTCAAACAACTCGACCTCGCCAATACGCTTCGCACGATCGCCCGCGACGGCCCCGATGGGTTCTACCTCGGCGACTTCGCCCGGCGATGCGATACATGGATGAAGGAACACAACGGCACGCTGACCTTCGCCGATCTGGCCAACTATCGCCCCAAACTCCGCACCCCTGTCATCAGCACCTACCGCGGGCTCACCATCGTCGGCTTCCCCCCGCCCAGCAGCGGCGGCATGCACGTCGCACAAATCCTCAACATCCTCGAAAATTTCGACCTCGCTTCGATGGACCCCGGCACGCGGGCGCATGTCATGGTCGAAGCCATGAAACGCGCCTTCGCCGACCGCGCCTACTGGCTCGGCGACTCCGACTTCGTCAAAGTCCCCCGCGGCCTCATCGACAAAACCTACGCCCGACAACTCGCCGACTCCATCAACCTCGATCACGCCACCGCCGTCTTGACGCATGGCGATCCCCCCCCCGCCGGCGACGATCTTTTCCGCGGCGGGCATACCACGCACCTGTCCGTCGCCGACGATCAAGGCAACTGGGTCGCCATCACCTGCACCATCAATACCTCCTTCGGCTCGAAGGTCATGATCCCCGGCACCGGCGTCGTCATGAACAACGAAATGGATGACTTCTCCATCCAGCCCGGCGTCCCCAACGCCTTCGGCCTCGTCGGCGCTGAAGCCAACGCCATCGCCCCCGGCAAACGACCCTTGTCGAGCATGAGCCCCACCATCGTCCTGCAAAAAGGCCAGCCCATCCTCGCCTGCGGCGCCGCCGGCGGACCGACCATCATCACGCAAGTCGTCCAGATGATCGTCAACCGTTACGACCTGAACATGTCATTGCACGACGCCATCGCCGCCCCGCGATTGCATGAACAATGGCGCCCCGACGAAGTCGTCGTCGAAAAAGCCATGCCCGCCGAAGTGATCGATGCCCTCCGCCAGCGCGGGCACACCGTCCGCACGCGCGACCACCTGGGCATCTCCCAAGCCGTCGGCCTCGGACATGACGCCGTCCACGACCCCCGCGCCGACTGA